In a single window of the Leptospira harrisiae genome:
- a CDS encoding thiolase family protein — protein MVVILDGVRTPFGKFGGGLKDYSSSELGVISAKETIRKTGLDPEEIEESIYGNVIQDDKDSAYLARHIGLRSGLKENSSALTVNRLCGSGMESVIIGSRKILSFENDLLLVGGTESMSNAPFVVKNVRWGNKYGDTILEDRLAQSLTDCFVDLTMGETAENIAKQYQISRSDQDDWAGISQVRAEKATESGVLSEEIVPMISKGKNAIVIQKDEQIRGVSCVEQLKKLPTVFLKEGSVTAGNSSGINDGATSLLIASEKWTQKKNLKPLAKILGYANVGCDPKMMGLGPVFAIPKALANAGVQMDEVDLFEINEAYAAQTLAVIRELKLNPEKTNVNGGAIAIGHPLGASGTRVILTLAYELRRKNLRFGVASLCIGGGQGIAIVLENSDF, from the coding sequence ATGGTAGTTATATTAGATGGAGTCAGAACTCCGTTTGGAAAATTTGGTGGTGGATTAAAAGATTATAGTTCGTCAGAGCTTGGGGTCATTTCGGCAAAAGAAACGATTCGTAAAACAGGATTGGATCCTGAAGAAATTGAAGAATCCATTTATGGGAACGTAATCCAAGATGATAAGGATTCTGCCTATCTGGCAAGACATATTGGGCTGAGGTCAGGGCTAAAAGAAAACTCAAGTGCACTTACGGTCAATCGCCTTTGCGGATCTGGAATGGAAAGTGTTATCATTGGTTCCCGTAAAATTCTTTCATTTGAAAACGATCTATTACTTGTTGGTGGAACCGAATCCATGAGTAATGCTCCTTTTGTTGTAAAAAATGTTAGGTGGGGAAATAAGTATGGAGACACAATACTCGAAGACCGTTTAGCACAAAGTTTAACTGATTGTTTTGTAGATTTAACAATGGGAGAGACTGCTGAAAACATTGCAAAACAGTATCAAATTTCTAGATCGGATCAGGATGATTGGGCGGGTATTTCTCAAGTCCGCGCAGAAAAGGCAACAGAGTCAGGAGTATTATCTGAAGAGATAGTTCCCATGATTAGTAAAGGGAAAAATGCAATTGTCATCCAAAAGGATGAACAGATCCGAGGAGTGTCCTGTGTTGAACAACTTAAGAAATTACCGACTGTTTTTCTGAAAGAAGGGAGTGTCACTGCAGGGAATTCTTCAGGGATCAATGATGGAGCCACATCTCTTCTCATTGCGTCGGAGAAATGGACTCAAAAGAAAAATCTAAAACCATTGGCAAAAATATTAGGATATGCGAATGTAGGTTGTGATCCTAAAATGATGGGCCTTGGTCCAGTTTTTGCTATCCCAAAAGCATTGGCAAATGCTGGAGTTCAGATGGATGAAGTAGATTTGTTTGAAATCAACGAAGCTTATGCCGCCCAAACTTTGGCTGTTATACGAGAGTTAAAATTAAACCCAGAAAAAACGAATGTGAATGGAGGAGCCATTGCCATTGGACATCCACTTGGTGCCAGCGGAACACGTGTCATACTCACTCTTGCCTATGAGTTGCGAAGAAAAAATTTGCGTTTTGGAGTGGCTTCTCTTTGTATCGGTGGAGGGCAAGGGATTGCAATCGTATTAGAGAATTCTGATTTTTGA
- a CDS encoding MarR family winged helix-turn-helix transcriptional regulator: MKYSHEDLKQIGLSCLNLSLRRTSRLVTSYYDSMLKPSGLRITQFTVLAGIEYGKDLSITDLSRVTDIDRTTLQRSLEILNRDGLINIEKKEIGNVRSLTLTKKGESKLAQAIEFWRLAQKTMIDELGKSAFKLTLNSLTELRELPVLQVGLETE, translated from the coding sequence ATGAAATACTCTCATGAAGATTTAAAACAAATTGGATTGTCCTGTTTGAATTTAAGCCTCCGAAGGACAAGTCGGCTCGTCACGAGTTATTATGATTCAATGTTAAAACCATCTGGGCTTCGGATCACACAATTCACCGTACTTGCCGGGATTGAATATGGAAAAGATCTCAGTATTACTGATCTTTCTCGCGTTACTGACATTGATCGAACTACTTTGCAGAGAAGTTTAGAAATTTTGAATCGAGACGGTCTAATCAATATAGAAAAAAAAGAAATTGGTAATGTAAGGAGTCTCACTCTAACAAAAAAGGGGGAATCCAAATTGGCTCAAGCGATAGAATTTTGGAGGTTGGCACAAAAAACAATGATTGATGAGTTGGGGAAATCTGCGTTCAAACTAACCTTAAATAGTTTAACCGAATTAAGAGAGCTTCCTGTTTTGCAGGTTGGTTTGGAAACCGAGTAA